The following are encoded together in the Phaseolus vulgaris cultivar G19833 chromosome 9, P. vulgaris v2.0, whole genome shotgun sequence genome:
- the LOC137820168 gene encoding NAD(P)H-quinone oxidoreductase subunit M, chloroplastic: protein MATSCSYMVSTKLSMLGWSGGRREVRNRRAVLVSAQQQSDVQEAEDVKVKEQEQVQSEKPKPKGTKPRPVEPQVNVKSKNMLREYGGQWLSCTTRHVRIFAAYIDPVTFEFDQTQIDKLTLILDPTDEFLWNPETSNMVYSYFQELVDHYEGAPLNDYTLRLIGSDIEHYIRKLLYDGVIKYNMNARVLNFSMGKPRIMFNNDIKPEDAIEK, encoded by the exons ATGGCCACAAGTTGCTCCTACATGGTTTCCACCAAATTATCCATGTTGGGTTGGAGTGGAGGAAGAAGAGAAGTCAGAAACCGGAGAGCAGTTCTGGTCTCAGCCCAACAACAAAGCGATGTTCAGGAAGCAGAGGACGTGAAGGTGAAAGAGCAGGAACAAGTGCAGAGTGAGAAACCGAAGCCAAAAGGTACCAAACCAAGGCCAGTGGAACCTCAGGTGAATGTGAAGAGCAAAAACATGTTAAGGGAATATGGAGGACAGTGGTTGAGCTGCACCACACGCCATGTCAGGATCTTTGCAGCCTATATCGACCCTGTAACTTTTGAGTTTGATCAAACCCAAATAGATAAGCTCACCCTTATTCTTGATCCTACTGATGAGTTTCTGTGGAACCCTGAGACCAGCAACATGGTCTATTCTTACTTCCAGGAACTTGTTGATCACTACGAG GGTGCTCCATTGAACGATTACACCCTTCGTCTGATTGGTTCTGACATAGAGCACTACATAAGAAAGCTGTTATACGATGGGGTAATCAAGTATAACATGAATGCAAGGGTTCTCAATTTCAGCATGGGCAAGCCACGGATCATGTTCAACAATGATATCAAACCAGAAGATGCAATTGAGAAATGA
- the LOC137820402 gene encoding UDP-sugar pyrophosphorylase 1 gives MASSLGENLNLLSTQQQELVKMLLENGQDHLFRDWPPPGVDDDHKKAFLDQLTLLDSSYPGGLESYIKNAKRLLADSKAGNNPYDGFTPSVPTGETLTFGDENYINFEETGVHEARKAAFVLVAGGLGERLGYSGIKVALPAETTTGTCFIQHYIESILALQDASSQGESQTQIPLAIMTSDDTHGRTLELLESNSYFGMQPTQVTLLKQEKVACLEDNDARLALEQQNKYRIQTKPHGHGDVHSLLYSSGILNVWYDAGLKWVLFFQDTNGLLFKAIPAALGVSASKQYNVNSLAVPRKAKEAIGGITRLTHSDGRSMVINVEYNQLDPLLRASGYPEGDVNCETGYSPFPGNINQLILELGPYIEELSKTGGAIQEFVNPKYKDASKTSFKSSTRLECMMQDYPKTLPPSARVGFTVMETWFAYAPVKNNAEDAAKVPKGNPYHSATSGEMAIYRANSIILKKAGVQVAEPVLQVFNGQEVEVWPRVTWKPKWGLTFSRIKSKVSGNCSISLRSTLAIKGQNIFIENLSLDGALIIDAVDDAEVNVSGSVQNNGWILETVDYKDTTEPEVLRIRGFKFNKAEQLETKYSEPGKFHLKA, from the exons ATGGCTTCCTCCCTCGGCGAGAACCTCAACCTTCTCTCTACTCAACAG CAAGAGTTGGTGAAGATGCTGTTGGAGAACGGGCAAGACCACCTGTTTCGAGATTGGCCTCCTCCCGGCGTCGACGACGACCACAAGAAAGCGTTCTTGGACCag CTGACTCTGCTCGATTCGAGTTACCCTGGCGGTTTAGAATCATACATCAAAAACGCCAAACGGCTCTTGGCTGATTCTAAGGCTGGCAACAACCCTTACGATGGCTTCACTCCTTCC GTTCCAACGGGTGAGACTTTGACTTTTGGTGATGAGAATTACATCAACTTTGAGGAAACAGGTGTGCATGAAGCTCGCAAAGCTGCGTTTGTTCTTGTTGCTGGTGGTCTTGGTGAGCGTTTAGGATACAGTGGGATTAAG GTTGCTCTTCCTGCAGAAACCACTACTGGAACTTGTTTCATACAACATTACATTGAATCTATATTGGCTCTTCAAGATGCCAGCTCACAAG GTGAATCCCAAACACAGATTCCTCTTGCTATTATGACATCTGATGACACTCATGGACGTACTTTAGAGTTATTAGAATCAAATTCTTATTTTGGTATGCAACCCACACAAGTGACACTTTTAAAGCAG GAAAAAGTTGCATGCTTAGAAGATAATGATGCCAGGCTTGCATTGGAACAACAAAACAAGTACAGAATTCAG ACAAAACCTCATGGGCATGGTGATGTGCATTCACTTCTTTATTCAAGTGGGATTCTGAACGTATG GTATGATGCTGGGTTAAAATGGGTTCTATTTTTTCAAGATACAAATGGGCTTCTGTTCAAG GCAATTCCAGCAGCACTGGGTGTCAGTGCTTCCAAACAGTACAATGTTAACTCTCTTGCAGTACCTCGGAAAGCAAAAGAAGCTATTGGTGGAATCACCAGACTCACTCACTCTGATG GGAGGTCTATGGTGATAAATGTGGAGTACAATCAGCTAGATCCTCTTCTAAGAGCAAGTGGATACCCTGAAGGTGATGTGAATTGTGAGACTGGCTACTCCCCATTTCCTGGAAATATTAACCAA TTGATTTTAGAGCTTGGTCCTTACATTGAAGAGCTCTCAAAAACAGGAGGTGCCATACAGGAGTTCGTTAACCCAAA ATATAAAGATGCCAGCAAAACTTCATTTAAGTCCTCAACTCGACTTGAATGTATGATGCAAGACTATCCAAAAACATTGCCCCCATCTGCCAGGGTTGGGTTCACG GTGATGGAAACATGGTTTGCTTATGCACCGGTGAAGAATAATGCTGAGGATGCTGCTAAG GTGCCGAAAGGAAATCCATACCATAGTGCAACCTCTGGAGAAATGGCAATCTATCGTGCAAATAGCATTATTCTCAAAAAG GCCGGTGTCCAAGTAGCAGAGCCAGTTTTGCAGGTTTTCAATGGCCAAGAGGTTGAAGTTTGGCCTCGCGTCACGTGGAAACCCAAATGGGGTCTAACTTTTTCTCGGATTAAGAGCAAAGTCAGTGGAAATTGCTCCATTTCCCTAAGGTCTACACTGGCCATCAAgggtcaaaatatttttattgaaaatctgTCCTTAGATGGGGCTCTCATCATTGATGCTGTGGATGATGCAGAG gtaaACGTGAGTGGTTCTGTTCAAAACAATGGTTGGATCCTTGAAACTGTAGACTATAAAGATACGACGGAGCCTGAGGTATTGAGAATCAGGGGTTTTAAATTTAACAAAGCCGAGCAGCTGGAAACGAAATACTCTGAGCCCGGCAAATTTCACTTGAAGGCTTGA